From Sodalis glossinidius str. 'morsitans', the proteins below share one genomic window:
- the recQ gene encoding ATP-dependent DNA helicase RecQ, protein MSTAEIIQREVLAEQVLHDTFGYQQFRPGQQAIIHAVLSGRDCLVVMPTGGGKSLCYQIPALVMDGLTLVVSPLISLMKDQVDQLLANGVAAACLNSTQSREQQYEVMAACRAGRIKMLYIAPERLMMDNMLEQLQQWRLAMIAVDEAHCISQWGHDFRPEYRALGQIKRHFTTLPFLALTATADEATRQDILRLLDLRDPLVQLSSFDRPNIRYTLVEKYKPFEQLWHFVQGQRGKSGIIYCNSRSRVEDLSARLQSRGVSVAAYHAGLENARRAQVQEAFQRDDLQVVVATVAFGMGINKPNVRFVLHFDIPRTIESYYQETGRAGRDGLPAEAILLYDQADMAWLRRCLEEKPIGQQQDIERHKLNAMGAFAEAQTCRRLVLLNYFGEGRQMACGNCGNCGNCGNCGNCDICLDPPKRYDGLEEARKALSCIYRVGQRFGMAYVVEVLRGANSQRIRENAHDRLPVYGIGRERSNEHWISLLRQLIHLGLVSQNITQHSVLQLTESARPVLRGEVDLMLAEPRVTNLKTRSAPKTYGGNYDRPLFAKLRKLRKALADEANVPPYVVFNDATLLEMAEQLPTDSGQMLRVNGVGNRKLERFGLPFLALIREHLSDEGSRPTLR, encoded by the coding sequence GTGTCTACGGCGGAAATAATCCAGCGGGAAGTGTTGGCGGAGCAGGTGTTGCACGACACCTTCGGCTACCAGCAGTTTCGGCCGGGCCAGCAAGCGATCATTCACGCGGTGCTCAGCGGCCGAGACTGTCTGGTGGTCATGCCCACCGGCGGCGGTAAATCGCTGTGCTATCAGATCCCTGCTCTGGTGATGGACGGGCTGACGCTGGTAGTCTCGCCGCTGATTTCGCTGATGAAGGACCAGGTTGATCAACTGCTGGCCAACGGCGTTGCGGCGGCCTGCCTGAACTCCACCCAAAGTCGCGAGCAGCAGTACGAGGTGATGGCGGCGTGCCGCGCCGGGCGCATTAAAATGCTCTACATCGCCCCCGAGCGTCTGATGATGGACAACATGCTCGAGCAATTGCAGCAGTGGCGGCTGGCGATGATCGCTGTGGACGAGGCGCACTGCATTTCTCAATGGGGGCATGACTTCCGCCCGGAATATCGCGCGCTCGGACAAATCAAACGTCATTTCACGACGCTGCCGTTCCTCGCGCTGACCGCCACCGCGGATGAAGCGACGCGGCAGGATATCCTGCGCCTGCTGGACTTACGCGATCCGCTGGTCCAGCTCAGCAGCTTCGACCGTCCCAATATCCGCTACACGCTGGTGGAGAAGTACAAACCCTTTGAGCAGCTCTGGCACTTCGTGCAGGGCCAGCGCGGTAAAAGCGGTATTATTTATTGCAATAGCCGTTCGCGGGTGGAAGATCTGAGCGCGCGTTTGCAAAGTCGCGGCGTCAGCGTGGCCGCCTATCACGCGGGCCTGGAAAACGCTCGCCGCGCTCAGGTGCAAGAGGCGTTTCAGCGTGACGATTTGCAGGTCGTGGTGGCGACGGTCGCCTTCGGCATGGGCATCAATAAGCCCAACGTGCGCTTTGTGCTGCACTTCGACATCCCGCGCACCATCGAATCCTATTACCAGGAAACTGGACGTGCCGGCCGCGACGGTCTGCCGGCAGAAGCCATTTTGCTGTATGATCAGGCGGACATGGCCTGGCTGCGGCGCTGTCTGGAAGAGAAACCTATCGGCCAGCAGCAGGACATCGAGCGCCATAAGCTCAACGCAATGGGCGCCTTCGCCGAGGCGCAGACCTGCCGGCGGCTGGTGCTGCTGAACTATTTCGGCGAAGGTCGTCAGATGGCATGCGGCAACTGCGGCAACTGCGGCAACTGCGGCAACTGCGGCAACTGCGACATCTGCCTTGATCCGCCCAAGCGCTACGATGGGCTGGAAGAAGCGCGCAAAGCGCTCTCCTGCATTTACCGGGTCGGGCAGCGTTTCGGTATGGCCTATGTCGTTGAGGTACTCAGAGGCGCCAACAGCCAGCGTATCCGCGAAAATGCGCACGACCGGCTGCCAGTTTACGGTATCGGCCGCGAGCGCAGCAATGAGCATTGGATAAGCCTGCTGCGGCAATTGATCCATCTGGGGCTGGTCAGCCAGAATATTACTCAGCATTCGGTGTTACAGCTAACAGAGTCGGCGCGGCCAGTGCTCAGGGGTGAGGTGGACTTGATGCTGGCGGAGCCGCGGGTGACCAATCTGAAAACCCGCTCGGCTCCCAAAACCTACGGTGGCAACTATGATCGCCCGCTGTTCGCCAAGCTGCGCAAGCTGCGTAAAGCGCTGGCGGATGAGGCCAATGTCCCGCCCTATGTGGTGTTTAACGACGCCACGCTCTTGGAAATGGCAGAGCAGCTGCCCACCGACAGCGGCCAGATGCTGCGGGTTAATGGGGTGGGCAACCGCAAACTGGAGCGTTTCGGTCTGCCGTTTCTGGCCCTTATCCGTGAACACCTGTCTGATGAGGGCTCGCGGCCGACCCTGCGTTAA
- the pldA gene encoding phospholipase A, which produces MRKLWGATAFLLGSTSFVYAQEATVEKIHDTPAVKGSIIANLLQEHDNPFTLYPYESNYLLYTYTSNINKQAISSYDWANNAKKDEVAFQLSLGFPLWRGIAGDNSLLGASYTQRSWWQLSNSEESSPFRETNYEPQLFIGWATDYDFAGWTLRDVELGLNHQSNGRSDPTSRSWNRAYTRLMAQNGNWQVEVKPWLRLDDSSDNPDIIKYMGHYRLKIGYAWGESIFSAEGRYNWNSGYGGAQVGWSYPVSRHVRFYTQVFSGYGESLIDYNHRQTCIGMGFMLNDMM; this is translated from the coding sequence ATGCGCAAACTTTGGGGGGCAACCGCTTTCTTGCTGGGATCGACTTCTTTCGTTTACGCTCAAGAAGCCACGGTTGAGAAGATCCATGATACACCGGCGGTGAAGGGAAGCATCATTGCCAATCTGTTACAGGAGCACGACAATCCCTTCACGCTTTACCCGTATGAGAGCAACTACCTGCTCTACACCTATACCAGCAACATCAATAAACAGGCGATAAGCAGCTACGATTGGGCCAATAACGCCAAAAAAGACGAAGTGGCTTTCCAATTAAGCCTGGGATTTCCGTTGTGGCGCGGTATCGCGGGCGATAATTCGTTGCTGGGCGCGTCCTATACCCAGCGCTCTTGGTGGCAGTTATCCAACAGTGAAGAATCGTCGCCCTTTCGCGAAACCAACTATGAACCTCAGCTGTTCATTGGCTGGGCAACGGATTATGATTTCGCAGGCTGGACCTTGCGCGATGTGGAGCTGGGTCTGAACCATCAGTCCAACGGCCGCTCGGATCCCACTTCGCGCAGCTGGAACCGCGCCTATACGCGGCTCATGGCGCAAAACGGGAACTGGCAGGTAGAAGTGAAGCCGTGGCTGCGGCTGGACGACAGCAGCGATAATCCCGATATTATCAAGTATATGGGCCACTACCGGCTGAAGATAGGTTATGCCTGGGGAGAAAGTATCTTCAGCGCGGAAGGACGCTACAACTGGAACAGCGGCTACGGTGGAGCGCAGGTGGGCTGGAGCTATCCCGTCAGCCGGCACGTCCGTTTTTATACCCAGGTGTTTAGTGGTTATGGCGAGTCGCTAATCGATTATAATCATCGCCAGACGTGTATCGGGATGGGCTTTATGCTCAATGATATGATGTAA
- a CDS encoding thioesterase family protein → MSATPLTADHVRRLIRDIFVYHMPFNRELGLNLTRHESDAAQLEFERDEKLVGNALQRILHGGVIASVLDVAAGITCVTSALLRQPALSEQDLRHRLARMGTIDMRVDYLLPGHGERFIVTSHLLRGGNKISVARAELRNDRGHHLATATANYLVG, encoded by the coding sequence ATGTCTGCAACACCGCTTACCGCCGATCACGTCCGCCGCTTGATCAGGGATATCTTTGTCTATCATATGCCGTTCAACCGCGAATTGGGTCTGAACTTGACTCGCCATGAGAGCGATGCCGCACAACTCGAATTTGAGCGCGATGAAAAGCTGGTGGGCAACGCCCTTCAGCGCATTCTTCACGGCGGCGTGATCGCGTCGGTGCTGGACGTCGCCGCCGGGATCACCTGCGTGACCAGCGCGCTATTGCGCCAGCCCGCGCTTTCGGAGCAGGATCTGCGCCACCGTCTGGCGCGCATGGGCACAATCGACATGCGGGTGGATTATCTGCTGCCCGGCCACGGTGAGCGGTTTATCGTCACCAGCCATCTGCTGCGCGGCGGCAACAAGATTTCCGTGGCGCGTGCGGAGCTGCGCAATGACCGGGGGCATCATCTCGCCACCGCCACCGCTAACTATCTGGTAGGCTGA
- the rarD gene encoding EamA family transporter RarD, which yields MSDNSARQGVLCALGAYFIWGLAPAYFKLIAQVPANEILAHRILWSVVFMLVLLTLGRRWPQVRQSLRRGKLLLALALTSVLVGSNWLLFIWAVNHHHMLEASLGYFINPLVNVLLGMLFLGERFRRLQWLAGMLAFAGVLVQLWMFGSLPLIALGLALTFALYGLLRKTIGIDAQTGMLIETLWLMPAAAYYLFIVADSPTSHLGANGWHLNLLLASAGVLTTVPLLLFTTAANRLRLSTLGFFQYLGPTLMFLLAVGFYGEALSADKLYTFAFIWLALGVFITDALLTQRRRLSVA from the coding sequence ATGAGTGACAATAGCGCCCGTCAGGGTGTGTTGTGCGCCCTCGGAGCCTATTTTATCTGGGGCCTGGCGCCCGCCTATTTCAAATTGATAGCCCAGGTGCCCGCCAACGAAATTCTCGCGCACCGTATTTTATGGTCGGTGGTGTTTATGTTGGTGCTGCTGACCCTTGGCCGCCGCTGGCCGCAGGTGCGCCAGTCTTTACGGCGCGGCAAATTGCTGCTGGCCCTGGCGCTGACCTCTGTGCTGGTCGGCAGCAACTGGCTGCTGTTTATTTGGGCGGTCAATCACCACCATATGCTGGAAGCCAGCCTCGGCTACTTTATCAACCCGCTGGTCAACGTATTGCTCGGCATGCTGTTTTTGGGGGAACGGTTTCGCCGGCTGCAGTGGCTGGCGGGGATGCTGGCGTTCGCCGGCGTGCTGGTACAACTGTGGATGTTCGGTTCACTGCCGCTTATCGCCTTGGGGCTGGCGCTCACTTTCGCCCTGTATGGCCTGTTGCGCAAAACGATCGGTATCGACGCGCAAACCGGCATGCTCATCGAAACCCTCTGGCTGATGCCGGCGGCCGCCTATTACCTGTTTATCGTCGCCGATAGCCCGACCAGCCATCTCGGCGCCAACGGCTGGCATCTTAATCTGCTACTCGCCTCCGCGGGCGTGCTGACCACGGTACCGCTGCTGCTATTTACCACTGCCGCGAACCGACTGCGCCTGTCGACGCTCGGTTTTTTCCAGTATCTGGGGCCGACGTTGATGTTCCTGCTGGCGGTAGGATTTTATGGCGAGGCATTAAGCGCCGATAAGCTCTATACCTTCGCCTTTATTTGGCTGGCGCTCGGGGTTTTCATTACCGACGCCCTTCTGACCCAGCGGCGGCGGCTTTCGGTCGCTTGA
- the corA gene encoding magnesium/cobalt transporter CorA, whose translation MLNAFQLENHRLSRLDADEQGTLLDAVWVDLIEPGDDERERVQHELGQSLATRLELEDIEASARFFEDEDGLHIHSFFFYADAEDHAGNATVAFTIRDGRLYTLRERELPAFRLYRMRTRSQTLIDGNVYELLLDLFETKIEQLADEIENIYSDLEALSLVIMDGHQGDEYDNALSTLAELEDVGWKVRLCLMDTQRALNFLVRKARLPSGQLEQAREVLRDIESLLPHNESLFQKVNFLMQAAMGFINIEQNRIIKIFSVVSVVFLPPTLVASSYGMNFEFMPELRWSFGYPGAIMLMILAGLAPYLYFKRKNWL comes from the coding sequence ATGCTTAACGCATTTCAACTGGAAAACCATCGTTTGTCGCGTCTTGACGCTGATGAGCAGGGCACCTTACTTGATGCGGTATGGGTGGATCTCATCGAGCCCGGCGATGACGAGCGCGAACGGGTGCAGCACGAGCTAGGGCAGAGCCTAGCGACGCGTCTGGAGCTAGAGGACATCGAAGCGTCCGCCCGCTTTTTCGAGGACGAGGACGGGCTGCATATTCATTCCTTCTTCTTTTATGCCGACGCTGAAGATCACGCCGGTAACGCCACTGTGGCATTTACTATCCGCGACGGTCGGCTTTATACCCTGCGCGAGCGTGAACTGCCGGCGTTTCGCCTGTACCGGATGCGAACCCGCAGCCAGACGCTGATTGACGGCAACGTCTACGAGCTGCTGCTGGATTTGTTCGAGACGAAAATCGAGCAACTGGCGGATGAAATTGAAAATATTTATAGCGATCTGGAAGCGCTGAGCCTGGTCATCATGGATGGCCACCAGGGCGATGAGTATGATAACGCGCTCTCCACGCTCGCCGAGCTTGAGGACGTGGGTTGGAAAGTCAGGCTGTGCCTGATGGATACCCAGCGTGCACTGAACTTTCTGGTGCGCAAGGCGCGGCTGCCGTCGGGGCAGCTGGAGCAGGCGCGGGAGGTGCTGCGCGATATCGAGTCGTTGCTGCCCCATAACGAATCGTTGTTCCAGAAGGTGAACTTCCTGATGCAGGCGGCAATGGGATTTATCAATATCGAGCAGAACCGCATCATCAAGATATTCTCGGTGGTCTCGGTGGTTTTCCTGCCGCCGACCTTGGTTGCCTCCAGTTATGGTATGAACTTCGAGTTTATGCCCGAGCTCAGATGGTCTTTCGGCTATCCGGGCGCCATTATGCTGATGATTTTGGCCGGGCTGGCGCCGTATTTGTATTTCAAGCGCAAAAACTGGCTGTAG
- the uvrD gene encoding DNA helicase II: protein MDVSDLLNSLNDKQREAVVAPRGNLLVLAGAGSGKTRVLVHRIAWLLSVENCSPYSVMAVTFTNKAAAEMRHRIEHLVGTSQGGMWIGTFHGLAHRLLRAHHQDANLPQDFQILDSEDQLRLLKRLIRAMNLDEKQWPPRQAMWYIGGKKDDGLRPQHVESYGNPVEATWQRIYQAYQEACDRAGLVDFAELLLRAHELWLNKPHILRHYRERFTNILVDEFQDTNQIQYAWIRMLAGDDGNVMIVGDDDQSIYGWRGAQVENIQRFLDDFPGAQTIRLEQNYRSTSNILQAANALIAHNGGRLGKNLWTEGAEGEPITLYCAFNELDEALFVVNRIKVSQEQGGALKDCAILYRSNAQSRVLEEALLQTGLPYRIYGGMRFFERQEIKDALAYLRLIANRNDDAAYERVVNTPPRGLGDRTLDVVRQTARDRQLTLWQSSRALLAERVLAGRAAAALQRFLELIDALAEETAELPLHVQTDRVIKNSGLWSMYEQEKGEKGQARIENLEELVTATRQFSYNDEDQDLLPLQAFLSHAALEAGEGQADSYQDAVQLMTLHSAKGLEFPQVFIVGMEEGMFPSQMSLDEGGRLEEERRLAYVGVTRAMDKLTITYAETRRLYGKEAYHRPSRFVGELPPACVEEVRLRASVTRPASQQRIGAPLSESDSGFTLGQRVRHPKFGEGTVVNLEGSGEHSRLQIAFQGQGIKWLVVAYARLETV from the coding sequence GCGGAGATGCGCCACCGCATCGAACATCTGGTGGGCACCAGCCAGGGCGGCATGTGGATCGGTACCTTCCATGGGCTGGCCCATCGCCTGTTGCGTGCCCACCATCAGGATGCCAACCTGCCGCAGGATTTTCAGATCCTCGATAGTGAAGATCAACTGCGCTTGTTAAAACGCCTTATCCGCGCCATGAATCTGGATGAGAAACAGTGGCCGCCGCGCCAGGCGATGTGGTATATCGGCGGCAAAAAAGACGATGGACTGCGTCCGCAGCATGTGGAGAGTTACGGCAATCCGGTCGAGGCGACCTGGCAGCGCATCTATCAGGCCTATCAGGAAGCGTGCGACCGCGCCGGGCTGGTGGATTTTGCCGAGCTGCTGCTGCGCGCCCACGAGCTGTGGCTAAACAAGCCGCATATTCTGCGCCACTACCGCGAACGTTTTACCAATATCCTGGTGGATGAATTCCAGGATACCAACCAAATTCAATACGCCTGGATCCGCATGCTGGCCGGCGATGACGGCAATGTGATGATCGTCGGCGACGATGACCAGTCGATCTACGGCTGGCGCGGGGCGCAGGTAGAAAACATCCAGCGCTTCCTGGACGATTTCCCCGGCGCGCAGACCATTCGATTGGAGCAAAATTACCGCTCCACCAGCAATATCCTGCAGGCGGCCAACGCCCTTATCGCCCACAACGGCGGCCGGCTGGGCAAAAATCTGTGGACCGAGGGCGCTGAAGGCGAACCGATTACCCTTTACTGCGCCTTTAACGAACTGGACGAGGCGCTCTTTGTGGTAAACCGCATCAAGGTAAGCCAGGAGCAGGGTGGGGCGCTCAAGGACTGCGCCATTTTGTATCGCAGCAACGCCCAGTCGCGCGTGCTGGAAGAGGCGCTGTTGCAAACGGGGTTGCCTTACCGGATTTATGGAGGTATGCGCTTCTTCGAGCGTCAGGAAATCAAGGATGCGCTGGCCTATTTGCGGCTTATCGCCAACCGCAACGATGACGCCGCCTATGAACGGGTCGTCAATACGCCGCCGCGCGGCCTCGGCGATCGCACCCTGGATGTCGTGCGTCAGACCGCCCGCGACCGTCAGCTGACGCTGTGGCAGTCGAGCCGGGCGCTGCTCGCGGAGCGCGTGCTGGCCGGTCGCGCCGCCGCCGCGCTGCAGCGGTTTCTGGAGCTGATTGATGCGCTGGCGGAAGAGACGGCGGAGCTGCCGTTGCATGTGCAAACCGATCGGGTGATCAAAAACTCCGGCCTATGGAGCATGTACGAGCAGGAAAAAGGTGAAAAGGGCCAGGCGCGTATCGAGAACCTGGAAGAGCTGGTCACCGCTACCCGCCAGTTTAGCTACAACGATGAAGATCAGGATTTGCTGCCGCTGCAGGCGTTCCTGTCTCACGCCGCCCTGGAGGCCGGCGAGGGCCAGGCCGACTCCTATCAGGACGCGGTGCAATTAATGACGCTGCATTCCGCCAAAGGGCTAGAATTCCCCCAGGTGTTCATTGTCGGTATGGAAGAGGGAATGTTCCCCAGCCAGATGTCGCTGGACGAAGGCGGGCGCCTAGAAGAAGAGCGCCGCCTGGCGTATGTCGGCGTCACCCGCGCGATGGACAAGCTGACCATTACCTATGCGGAAACCCGCCGGCTGTATGGCAAAGAGGCTTACCACCGGCCGTCGCGCTTTGTCGGCGAACTGCCGCCGGCGTGCGTGGAAGAAGTGCGGCTGCGCGCCAGCGTGACCCGTCCGGCCAGCCAGCAGCGCATTGGTGCGCCGTTAAGCGAAAGCGATAGCGGTTTCACCCTTGGCCAGCGGGTTCGCCATCCGAAATTTGGTGAGGGTACGGTAGTCAATCTGGAAGGCAGCGGCGAACATAGCCGTCTGCAAATTGCGTTTCAAGGCCAGGGCATCAAATGGCTGGTGGTTGCTTACGCCCGCCTGGAAACCGTTTGA